In the Leptospira sp. WS4.C2 genome, one interval contains:
- a CDS encoding TetR/AcrR family transcriptional regulator produces MVTKHFNDSFERISEEKRNRILTIAISEFANRGFTSANTNTIAQKAGISVGSLYKYFETKEDFFLTVVDHGITQLEKTLESVLSMDLDLFGKIEKIIRIIQTHSRINQDIIRLYNEMTTESNYELITRLSGELESLSAKCYIEMINLAKKEGNISSEVDSNLSAFLLDSIFMTLQFSYSTVYYKERMKIYLGNDVFDKDEEVVAGVMKVIRRALGG; encoded by the coding sequence ATGGTAACGAAGCATTTTAATGATAGTTTTGAGCGGATTTCTGAAGAAAAAAGGAACCGAATTTTAACCATAGCCATTTCTGAATTTGCCAATCGTGGATTCACGAGCGCCAATACCAACACCATCGCACAAAAAGCGGGGATCAGTGTTGGCTCTCTCTATAAATACTTTGAAACCAAAGAAGATTTTTTTCTCACCGTAGTGGATCATGGAATCACACAGTTGGAAAAAACTTTGGAGTCGGTTCTTTCGATGGACTTAGACTTGTTTGGAAAAATTGAAAAGATCATCCGCATCATCCAAACCCATTCACGTATCAACCAAGACATCATCCGCCTCTACAATGAAATGACAACAGAAAGTAATTATGAACTCATCACTCGTTTGTCTGGGGAACTAGAATCGTTATCTGCAAAATGTTATATTGAAATGATAAACCTAGCCAAAAAAGAAGGAAACATCTCCTCTGAAGTGGATAGCAACTTATCTGCGTTTTTACTCGACAGTATTTTTATGACCTTACAGTTTTCCTATTCCACGGTATATTATAAAGAACGAATGAAGATTTATTTAGGGAATGATGTGTTTGATAAGGATGAAGAGGTTGTGGCTGGGGTCATGAAAGTCATACGAAGAGCGCTGGGTGGGTAG